The following coding sequences lie in one Pelecanus crispus isolate bPelCri1 chromosome 9, bPelCri1.pri, whole genome shotgun sequence genomic window:
- the TTF1 gene encoding transcription termination factor 1 isoform X1, giving the protein MTEKARADGFQVQDFLKKKKKRKHKEYNKERENNERESIQNAELSRASPLMFEDRAAQSGEGCKKKKKPKNKGEKQQSSLDNSCVGLEHEVSNETGVDTSQKKKKKKKRKYSDSAGEQSDITCVTVNQRGTDSCQDGDADYIYLKKSVKKKRKARLPEEDEVCELPTSETCDKNDDKRSEKKRKKKKGGSTQNLQEDTDAAVGQSLLSSPEQNRQGEDAVLPLPTEEGGASTPRRWHEDGDCDASSAMSEDSVNVPANFSKATEAADRTPRKTPVCARKVKKSSVFVREESSSESDATTLEPSASNRKGVQNSSFTEMATSDELSLDGEECLDSTISSVVDLDTAKQELEEFIPHVRNISDSSIRKMAGRDLMRFKQFKKQGIAVKFGRFSQKENNQIRKNVEEFLSITGIDSAEKLLFTSRYPEDKETINRLKAEHLFCEKLSEGIPRPWRLIYYRARKMFDPNNYKGRYTNEEKEKLKKYHALHGNDWKKISEMMSRSNLSVAMKYSEIKSSINYGPWSKEETQKLMNAVEEVIRKRTEMEDANSLSSSEKSYRDLLIDREKLCQKLPWTEIEAKVGTRYWRQCKQKWTTILTNKMTKGQQLYRGTKGLQAKINLIKRLYEMKVDDANEVNWEELSNAIGDVPRAYVQAKFYKLKVSCVPFWQRKTFSEIIDYLFQKKLPEFEENLAKRKEKHLSSDNLTASQQKAAFRLSDIFDSSEESD; this is encoded by the exons atgaccgaaaaagcaagagcagatGGTTTTCAAGTTCAGGATtttctcaagaagaaaaagaagagaaaacacaaagaataCAATAAGGAAcgtgaaaataatgaaagagaaAGTATACAAAATGCAGAGCTTAGCCGTGCTTCTCCACTGATGTTTGAAGATCGAGCAGCACAGAGTGGTGAAGgctgtaaaaagaagaaaaaacccaaaaacaaggGGGAGAAGCAACAGTCTTCGTTAGATAATTCTTGTGTAGGACTGGAACATGAAGTTAGTAATGAAACTGGAGTGGATActtcccaaaagaaaaagaagaagaaaaagcgGAAGTATAGTGATAGTGCAGGTGAGCAAAGTGATATAACTTGTGTCACAGTAAATCAGCGTGGCACTGATAGTTGTCAGGATGGTGATGCTGATtacatttacttaaaaaaatctgttaagaagaaaagaaaagctagaTTGCCTGAAGAGGATGAGGTATGTGAGCTGCCTACCTCAGAAACATGCGATaaaaatgatgataaaagatcagaaaagaagaggaagaagaaaaaaggcgGTAGTACCCAAAATCTGCAGGAAGACACAgatgcagctgttggccagtcACTGTTGTCATCTCCAGAGCAAAACAGGCAAGGGGAAGACGCAGTCTTGCCGTTACCTACAGAAGAGGGTGGTGCGTCAACGCCCCGGCGATGGCATGAAGATGGTGACTGTGATGCTTCTTCTGCCATGAGTGAAGATTCTGTGAATGTACCTGCTAATTTTTCTAAGGCGACTGAAGCAGCTGATCGAACTCCTCGAAAAACTCCAGTGTGTGctagaaaagtaaaaaaaagcaGCGTTTTTGTCAGGGAAGAAAGCTCTTCAGAATCTGATGCAAC gACACTAGAGCCCTCGGCATCAAATAGAAAGGGGGTCCAGAATAGTTCCTTTACTGAAATGGCAACCTCTGATGAGCTTAGTCTGGATGGTGAAGAGTGCCTGGACTCTACCATCTCTTCAGTCGTGGATTTGGATACTGCAAaacaagaattggaagagtttATTCCTCATGTGAGGAATATATCGGACAGCTCAATCAGGAAGATGGCTGGAAGAGACTTAATGAGgtttaaacagtttaaaaaacaag GTATTGCTGTCAAGTTTGGCAGATTCtcccagaaggaaaataatcaaATCCGGAAAAATGTTGAAGAGTTCTTATCGATTACTGGAATAGACAGTGCTGAAAAACTCCTGTTTACCTCGAGGTATCCAGAAGATAAAGAAACCATCAATCGCCTAAAAGCAGAACATCTTTTTTGTGAAAAACTTT CTGAGGGCATACCACGACCCTGGAGGCTGATATATTATAGAGCAAGGAAGATGTTTGACCCAAATAATTATAAAGGGAG GTATACTAacgaagaaaaagaaaaattaaagaagtaTCATGCACTTCATGGCAATGATTGGAAGAAGATTTCTGAGATGATGTCCCGTTCTAACCTCTCAGTTGCTATGAAATACTCTGAAATCAAGTCGT CTATTAATTATGGTCCTTGGTCAAAAGAAGAGACTCAGAAGTTAATGAATGCAGTGGAGGAGGTGAttaggaaaagaacagaaatggaagaTGCAAATTCTCTTTCATCATCGGAAAAGTCATATAGAGATCTCTTGATTGACCGTGAGAAACTGTGCCAGAAATTACCATGGACTGAGATAGAAGCCAAAGTGGGAACTCGATATTGGAGACAGTGTAAACAGAAATG GACTACAATTTTAACAAACAAGATGACCAAAGGGCAGCAGTTATATAGGGGGACCAAAGGATTACAGGCCAAGATCAATCTTATTAAAAG ATTGTATGAAATGAAAGTGGATGATGCTAATGAAGTAAACTGGGAAGAACTCAGTAATGCTATTGG AGATGTCCCTAGAGCCTATGTTCAAGCAAAATTTTATAAGCTAAAAGTCTCCTGTGTCCCTTTTTGGCaaagaaagactttttctg aaattattgactacctttttcaaaagaaacttccagaatttgaagaaaacttagcaaaaaggaaggagaaacacCTTAGCTCTGACAATTTAACAGCGAGCCAACAGAAGGCGGCTTTCCGACTCAGTGACATTTTTGACTCCAGTGAAGAGAGTGATTAA
- the TTF1 gene encoding transcription termination factor 1 isoform X2, which produces MTEKARADGFQVQDFLKKKKKRKHKEYNKERENNERESIQNAELSRASPLMFEDRAAQSGEGCKKKKKPKNKGEKQQSSLDNSCVGLEHEVSNETGVDTSQKKKKKKKRKYSDSAGEQSDITCVTVNQRGTDSCQDGDADYIYLKKSVKKKRKARLPEEDEVCELPTSETCDKNDDKRSEKKRKKKKGGSTQNLQEDTDAAVGQSLLSSPEQNRQGEDAVLPLPTEEGGASTPRRWHEDGDCDASSAMSEDSVNVPANFSKATEAADRTPRKTPVCARKVKKSSVFVREESSSESDATTLEPSASNRKGVQNSSFTEMATSDELSLDGEECLDSTISSVVDLDTAKQELEEFIPHVRNISDSSIRKMAGRDLMRFKQFKKQGIAVKFGRFSQKENNQIRKNVEEFLSITGIDSAEKLLFTSRYPEDKETINRLKAEHLFCEKLSEGIPRPWRLIYYRARKMFDPNNYKGRYTNEEKEKLKKYHALHGNDWKKISEMMSRSNLSVAMKYSEIKSSINYGPWSKEETQKLMNAVEEVIRKRTEMEDANSLSSSEKSYRDLLIDREKLCQKLPWTEIEAKVGTRYWRQCKQK; this is translated from the exons atgaccgaaaaagcaagagcagatGGTTTTCAAGTTCAGGATtttctcaagaagaaaaagaagagaaaacacaaagaataCAATAAGGAAcgtgaaaataatgaaagagaaAGTATACAAAATGCAGAGCTTAGCCGTGCTTCTCCACTGATGTTTGAAGATCGAGCAGCACAGAGTGGTGAAGgctgtaaaaagaagaaaaaacccaaaaacaaggGGGAGAAGCAACAGTCTTCGTTAGATAATTCTTGTGTAGGACTGGAACATGAAGTTAGTAATGAAACTGGAGTGGATActtcccaaaagaaaaagaagaagaaaaagcgGAAGTATAGTGATAGTGCAGGTGAGCAAAGTGATATAACTTGTGTCACAGTAAATCAGCGTGGCACTGATAGTTGTCAGGATGGTGATGCTGATtacatttacttaaaaaaatctgttaagaagaaaagaaaagctagaTTGCCTGAAGAGGATGAGGTATGTGAGCTGCCTACCTCAGAAACATGCGATaaaaatgatgataaaagatcagaaaagaagaggaagaagaaaaaaggcgGTAGTACCCAAAATCTGCAGGAAGACACAgatgcagctgttggccagtcACTGTTGTCATCTCCAGAGCAAAACAGGCAAGGGGAAGACGCAGTCTTGCCGTTACCTACAGAAGAGGGTGGTGCGTCAACGCCCCGGCGATGGCATGAAGATGGTGACTGTGATGCTTCTTCTGCCATGAGTGAAGATTCTGTGAATGTACCTGCTAATTTTTCTAAGGCGACTGAAGCAGCTGATCGAACTCCTCGAAAAACTCCAGTGTGTGctagaaaagtaaaaaaaagcaGCGTTTTTGTCAGGGAAGAAAGCTCTTCAGAATCTGATGCAAC gACACTAGAGCCCTCGGCATCAAATAGAAAGGGGGTCCAGAATAGTTCCTTTACTGAAATGGCAACCTCTGATGAGCTTAGTCTGGATGGTGAAGAGTGCCTGGACTCTACCATCTCTTCAGTCGTGGATTTGGATACTGCAAaacaagaattggaagagtttATTCCTCATGTGAGGAATATATCGGACAGCTCAATCAGGAAGATGGCTGGAAGAGACTTAATGAGgtttaaacagtttaaaaaacaag GTATTGCTGTCAAGTTTGGCAGATTCtcccagaaggaaaataatcaaATCCGGAAAAATGTTGAAGAGTTCTTATCGATTACTGGAATAGACAGTGCTGAAAAACTCCTGTTTACCTCGAGGTATCCAGAAGATAAAGAAACCATCAATCGCCTAAAAGCAGAACATCTTTTTTGTGAAAAACTTT CTGAGGGCATACCACGACCCTGGAGGCTGATATATTATAGAGCAAGGAAGATGTTTGACCCAAATAATTATAAAGGGAG GTATACTAacgaagaaaaagaaaaattaaagaagtaTCATGCACTTCATGGCAATGATTGGAAGAAGATTTCTGAGATGATGTCCCGTTCTAACCTCTCAGTTGCTATGAAATACTCTGAAATCAAGTCGT CTATTAATTATGGTCCTTGGTCAAAAGAAGAGACTCAGAAGTTAATGAATGCAGTGGAGGAGGTGAttaggaaaagaacagaaatggaagaTGCAAATTCTCTTTCATCATCGGAAAAGTCATATAGAGATCTCTTGATTGACCGTGAGAAACTGTGCCAGAAATTACCATGGACTGAGATAGAAGCCAAAGTGGGAACTCGATATTGGAGACAGTGTAAACAGAAATG A